The Fulvivirga maritima genome segment ATATTTAGAGCACATTCTGATGAATATGGATATGAACTGTTTAAATACGAACTAAATTACCAATGTGGAGCAGAGCATGTGGTTGCTTTTACTCCGGGGGAAAAAACAAAATAACACCCCTGTAAATAGTACTCGTAGAGACCCGAATAAAGCACTTAATGCTCCACAGGAAAATCACAGTGAGAATTTTGTGTCTCTGGGGTTTGGCGGAAGCATTACTTTGGAGCTGGGCAACCGAGTGTATGATGATGGTAGCGCGGAGCCTGAAATAATTGTGGTAGAAACTAGTTATGGGCGTGCTGATGAAATGTGTTATAGTGCTACAGGCAATTCATATCCTGAGCAGGCGCATGTAGAGCTTTCAGCAGATGGTATTCAATGGTATAGTTTGCCTAATGTTTATTGCAGAACTTCCTTTTTAGATATAAAGCCGGCAGTAGATCAAGGCATGGCTTATGCCAAATTCATAAAAATTACAGATGCATCAGATCCTAACTTGTTCCCAGGAAGTGCCGATGGCTATGATTTGGATGGACTGATCACTTGTCGTGAAGATGTGGCCTTAGCTAAAACAGATATAACTAATGCCAGACCTGACAATAGTGAGGAGACTTTTGATCCTGACTTTGTTAATGAGGCACCAGATGAGCTCAAGACTAAAGGCTTAACTGTATATCCCAATCCATTAAAGGGGGAGATGATTAGTGTAGAGGTTAATGGAATAGCTCCTGGTAATATGCAGATAGAGGTTATAGATATGCTGGGTAAATTGAAAATGGTTAATACCCAACAAGCTACAGATGAAAATCAACTGATTCAATTAAATTTACGTAATTTCGAAAGCGGAACTTATCTGATAAGAGTTACAACGGCTGACAATATCAGTACCCAAAAATTGATAATACAATAAATGGCCTGAGTTCTGCATTCTATAATTAGAAATGTAGATTAAAAGAATTGAATTATGAAGATGCTATTAGTGGCTGCTAGCCTGCTCATTTCATTGGTTTCTTTCGGACAGAGTGCAGAGGAACTATTGGATGCAGGCTATGAGCAATATACAGAAGGAAATTATGAAAAGGCAGTAGAGCTGTTTGAAAAGGCTGTAAAAGTAGATGATCAAAACGCTGAGGGATATTATTTATTAGGCGTTTGTCAGTCACAGTTAGGTGAAAATAAAGAAGCTATTACTAACTATGATAAGGCCATAACGCTCTCTCCTCAATATGCCGAAGCTTATTATGAAAAAGGCTATTCTTACTTTACTATGAAACAGTATGAAAAGGCCATTGAATTTTTCAGTAAGGCTATTCAGTATAAATTGGACTACGTAGAAGCTTATGTAAATAGGGGGAGTGTATACTGCCTTACTGGCCAGGGAGGTAAAGCAAAACAAGACTGGACTACCGCTCGTGGTTATGGTGCCGAATTTCCGGAATTAGACTGTGAATAAAATACAAAGGCTGTTTCAAAAGCAGTTACCGAATTGGTAAGATCTTACTTTTGAAACAGCCTTTATTTTGCGGTCATTTATAATTTAGAATCGATTATATTTCATCTTGGTGTACTCCAGAGAACTTGATATTATCAAAATACAATATGTCAAATCTGGTGTCTACGTCAAATTCTACATAGAGTGTCAGAGATTCTGCCTCTCTTGGAACTGAAGCTTTTAAAGTAGTCCACTTGTCAAAGTTTCCTGCAAAAAGGTCATTTAAGTTGCTGCCTTTAGAGTTGATTATGTCTATTTCTTCTCCGTCATCCAGTTTCACAAAAATGCGAAGTATATCTTCATCATCGTATTGCAGTCCTGTTCCATTTTCATCATGTAAATAAACGTCTATAGAGATGTTAGTACTGAGGTAGCCTTCAATATCAAGCTCATCAAAAGTTAATCTCATTTTACCATCAGTGTCGCTCATTTCATATCCTTGTGAGCCATCAGGATAACCTCCATTTACTACAGTGGCTTTTACTATTCCTACATAGTCTCCATCAGTAAGGCCTTCCATGTCTCTGGTATTGAAGTAAGATGCATGATACCCGAGCTCATTAAGCCCTTCTGAGTTTACTGGTGGTTGGTTAGCATTGTTCATCAATGGGTGGTCAACAGTTGCCAATCCTGAGTCATAGTAAAGAACAGAAATCGTAGTTTCAATATCTTCAAAGCTCACTTTACTAAATTGAGTGGCTTCATCGTCATTTTCTACAGTCAATGTAAATTCTGAAGCTGTACCAATACTTAAACCTCCTGTAGCAGAATGTATAAAAAACGTAATAGTACGGTCTCCTTCGTCTACATAATTATCAGTAGGTATTATTTGAATAGAAGCTTCTTCTTGCTCTGATTCCACATCTACATTAATCACACCGTCATTTGCTTCAGGCATAGTGGTGAAATCTTTTCCATATTCCATTCCTTCAGAACTTTCCCAGGTGATTTGATAACTGCCCGGTCTGGTGGTAGCATCCGTGAAGATCAATGGAATGCTTACTCCTTCTGCATCTGCTTCACTAATAGTAGAAGATTCGCCATAAAAGTCCACCTGCACCGTATTAGAGTTAGTATCGTCGTCATCATCATCGTCAGAGTCAGAGCAAGACATCATTGAAGTAGTAAATAAGCCAATAGATATCCACATAAATAGCCTGTAAGGAGCCATTTTTTGGTTAAAAAAAGTAAAATTATTTTTCATGTTCAGATTATTAGGTTTCTACTGAACATTTACAATTCACTTACCTCATTTTTAAAAAGACTCCTTTTTTATATAAATCACTGATAATCAGGTTAAATTTTTTTGTGCCAAATTTTATCAAACTGTAGTGCTGTGGAATAATGTAATGATGTTGTGGTTATTTTTGCTCAACACTTTTTACTTTTTGAGTAATTTTTCAGAATAGCTGCTTTCATTTTGGATCACTTTAAGCACATACATGCCTGATGGAAGTGAGCTCAGGTCTAATTGAAACAGAGCACCATTTGTATAAGTGTTATAAATTACTTCTCCCTTCATACTGATTAATTGAATAAGGCCTTTTTCATCATTATCTATTTCTACTTTCACATAACTTGTGGCTGGGTTGGGGTAAATGCTGAAGCCCGTAGTATGTTTAAGGTTGATTGCTGTAATTGACTCATCAGTGAGGCCTTCATAAGTGCTTATATTAGGCAGTTCATCCAGAGTGATCACATAATCATGGTTATATACCTCTACAAGATGCGCAGAGGAATTATAGATGCCATTTTTAATGAAATCTCCTTCCCAGGTACAGAACCAGCTCCATCTGGCTGCTTGGCTTTCCAGGTCATCAGGCTCAGGAATGGTTCCTGTTTCAGATAAAGTTATTATTTTTTCTCCTTCATATTGGCTCACCAGATTATCGAACATACTAAAGTTAGTGCTGTAGTCTCCTGCTTCCAGATAAATATCAGCACCTATAATGTCTACATAATCATCTCCGGGGTACCAATCCAAAGCATCAGGTGCGTCTGTACTAGTCCATATCCAAATAAGATTATTGATATTATGATGGTTAACTACCCTGTCAAACAGCAGATGCCATAGCCATTTGCACGGCTCTGGCCCTTTAGCTCCCCACCAAAACCAGCCTCCCTCAGCTTCATGCAACGGGCGAAATAGTATAGGTATATTTTGTGCTTGTAGTACTTTCAGCTGTTCTGCTATTACATCAATATCTCTAATAATCAATTCATATTCTTCAGAATTGGGGTTATTCATAGCAATAGACACATCAAAAGTGGTGGCCTCGGTATAAAATCCTCTCCACCATTCCAGACCGGGTTCATCTATAAGGTCTTTGGGAGCATTCCAGTGCCAGGATACGGTAGATAGCCCTCCCATATTGTTCCAAGCTATAATCTCTTCTGTTTCATTAGATGTGAGGCCATGCTCTACTCGTGAGGGTGAATAATCAATAAAATCGAAACCTCTCAAAGCGGGTAGCTTGCCTGTCTGATCCTGAACGTATTGTAAGTTGGACCAATCACTGCCTTGCTGACCAGAAATGATCTTTTCTCCATACATATCACTCAGGTATTTATAAAGCCTTTTGGTGATATCGGTAGCATTTTCGGTCACTAGTTCATTCGTGAAATTTGAATAATCAGCAGGTGTGGCTTCTGTTATGGTAATATAATCGATGTCTGTCCAGCCCCAGAAATGTCTGATCGTAATGGTGTTGTCACCTTCTTCAAGGAAGATTTTGCCAAAAAATTGAGAAAGAAAGGTTGGGGAAGCTTCAAATTTCATGCTGCCCATATTTTCATTGTTCACCAGAATGTAGTTTTCTTTATAATCATCAGTGGCATAACCGATGGAGAGTTCATACAAGCCGGCGGCAGATGTGCTTACTTCTATGGCTACCTGGTCCCCTTCCTGATCGAAGCCGGTAACATAGCCGCTGCCAGAGTAGCCAGACCGGGAAGAAGCTACGGAGGTGCCTGTAAGTGTTCCATTTTCCGCTTCATATTTTTGAGCATTCAGTTCAGAAAATAGAGCTGTGATAATGAGTAATGAGAGTAGTAGTGTTTTCATAGCATAATGAGTATTACCTAATTATACTATTTTGAGATCAGGATTATGAATTACGAAAGCTTTAAAATAACCAGGAAGCTGTTACCCATTGCAAAAAGTTATATTTCCCCTAGTATCTCAAAGTGGTTTAAACTGCTCGAAGGTTTCTTTGCAATCATTACAATGGTGAATAGAACGGCAGGCCGTGGGGCCAAAAGGGGTTTTTAGATCTGTATTTTTACTGCCACAGTTAGGGCATTCTATATGAGATAATATGTCAATATCAAAAATAAGGTTGTGAGGAGGAGGGGGAGCCAGCCCAAAATCTTTTAGGGCTTTTTTGCCTTTTTCGGAGATCATGTTAGTATTCCAGTTATTTTCAAATGAAACATTTACATCTACATAATCTATTCCATAGCTGTTGAGCACCTCTATAATGTCTTGCTTCATATATTCAATAGCGGGGCATCCGGTGAAAGTAGGAGTGATAGTGATCTCAACCCGGTAGCCATTCACCTCTACCTTGGTAATTACACCCAGGTCTACCAGAGATAATACAGGTATTTCAGGGTCTTTTACCTGCTCCAGCCATTCCATTATATTTTCTTCAGTAGGTATCATAAAAAAAGCAAACGATACAAAGATAAAGGAAGTTCAGTTACCATTCTGCAGCCGGATCAATTCTAAATACTTCTGACATTTCTTCCAACAGCTGATTAAGGTGCTCAGTATGGTGGCCGAACCGTCCTCCATATATAGCGGGGGCCGAAAACGATGAAATGACCAAGTCCGTTTCATTGATTATTTTCATTATCTGCTCCTGCCATTTTTCCATTATTACTTTTTCACCAACAAAAATTTGCTCTTCTATAAGTATATTTTCAAAAGGTGAAGGCTCAAATATGCCCAGGGCAAAGGGGAGGAGCTGATCTAGAGAATATTGAAGTCGTAAAATACTTTCTTCATTGGCAGTTCCCAGTTGTTTTATCCAGGTATTAGCATGCATGGTATGGTAGCGCAGTTCACCCTGAATTTTTTTGGCTAATTGTGCCAAAGGGGTGTATGATGATTGCGCCAGATATCCGAATCTTATAATTTCAGCAGTGTCAAAAAGAAAGTGGCGGATAAGGCTGTGATCATATTCTCCATTAGGCAGCTCGGTAAGTTGGCAGTTTTTAAATAGATCGGCTTTTCTCATAAAAGCTATTTGATCTGGCTCTTCTTCACCTAATTCATGGAGCAGCTGATATAAAGCATAGCTTTGGCCAATCTTATCTTGGGCCATAGATGAAAAAGCAATGTCTTCTTCCAAAATAGGCCCCATGCCTGTCCATTCGCTATTTCTATGACCAATTATGAGTTGATCATCCGCAATTTTAAAGAGTAATTCTTTTACAGCATCAGTATTCATAAAACGGATTTTTGAGATTCTTTGAATGCCTTTATTTTATCAGAAGCTTTATAGGCAGAAGCACTTCTAAATTTTTTGTCAGGCAGGGTGTTCCAAATAATAGCGTCTTCTTCTGAAGTAAAGAGTATGTCTTGAGTTTTGATTACCCACACGTTAAGAACGGGGTCTTCTTCAGCGAATGCTGGTTTGGCCAGCGCTAAAGCTTCCTGGGCATTTCTTGCCTCTATGGAACCGACATGCTGGTGCTGCTTGCCTCTTTTCATAAGGTGGAAAAACTCATATTGCTCAGGCTCACCTGACGCTGGAGAATGATCAGAAACCTGATGGTATATGTTTATATTATTCTCAGTAGTGGCAGTTACAAATATGTTTTTGGTCTCCACCACAAAAAGGCCAGAACAAGTCATACGCCGGCTAAATTGTTCTTTAGCGAAGATAAAAGCCATTTCCGCATTAGGAGCATGCACTATTCCTTCATGTTGGTATGGCTGCTCAGCTTTACTTTGAGTGAATACCTCATATGTCCCGAATTGATCTAACGGTACTTTACGAGTGAGATCAGCGGGATATTCATCTATGTTCAATCTGTTTATTCTCGGATCTAGTGAATTATTCATAGGATTAGATTCAGAAATCGTTTGCAGGTTTAAATCAAAAAAAGATTATTAAGCCAGAGGAGTAACATATTCCGTCTTTGGCTTTAACAAAGCCTGACGTACCCATTTGCCTCTGGCTTCAGCCACTCGCCTTACCGCTAGCCTTTCTTCATTACAAGGGCCATCACCGTTAATTACTTTTTTGAAAACTTCCCAATCAGGTTCTGTGTATTC includes the following:
- a CDS encoding T9SS type A sorting domain-containing protein; the encoded protein is MWLLLLRGKKQNNTPVNSTRRDPNKALNAPQENHSENFVSLGFGGSITLELGNRVYDDGSAEPEIIVVETSYGRADEMCYSATGNSYPEQAHVELSADGIQWYSLPNVYCRTSFLDIKPAVDQGMAYAKFIKITDASDPNLFPGSADGYDLDGLITCREDVALAKTDITNARPDNSEETFDPDFVNEAPDELKTKGLTVYPNPLKGEMISVEVNGIAPGNMQIEVIDMLGKLKMVNTQQATDENQLIQLNLRNFESGTYLIRVTTADNISTQKLIIQ
- a CDS encoding tetratricopeptide repeat protein is translated as MKMLLVAASLLISLVSFGQSAEELLDAGYEQYTEGNYEKAVELFEKAVKVDDQNAEGYYLLGVCQSQLGENKEAITNYDKAITLSPQYAEAYYEKGYSYFTMKQYEKAIEFFSKAIQYKLDYVEAYVNRGSVYCLTGQGGKAKQDWTTARGYGAEFPELDCE
- a CDS encoding glycosyl hydrolase, which codes for MKTLLLSLLIITALFSELNAQKYEAENGTLTGTSVASSRSGYSGSGYVTGFDQEGDQVAIEVSTSAAGLYELSIGYATDDYKENYILVNNENMGSMKFEASPTFLSQFFGKIFLEEGDNTITIRHFWGWTDIDYITITEATPADYSNFTNELVTENATDITKRLYKYLSDMYGEKIISGQQGSDWSNLQYVQDQTGKLPALRGFDFIDYSPSRVEHGLTSNETEEIIAWNNMGGLSTVSWHWNAPKDLIDEPGLEWWRGFYTEATTFDVSIAMNNPNSEEYELIIRDIDVIAEQLKVLQAQNIPILFRPLHEAEGGWFWWGAKGPEPCKWLWHLLFDRVVNHHNINNLIWIWTSTDAPDALDWYPGDDYVDIIGADIYLEAGDYSTNFSMFDNLVSQYEGEKIITLSETGTIPEPDDLESQAARWSWFCTWEGDFIKNGIYNSSAHLVEVYNHDYVITLDELPNISTYEGLTDESITAINLKHTTGFSIYPNPATSYVKVEIDNDEKGLIQLISMKGEVIYNTYTNGALFQLDLSSLPSGMYVLKVIQNESSYSEKLLKK
- the paaD gene encoding 1,2-phenylacetyl-CoA epoxidase subunit PaaD, with protein sequence MEWLEQVKDPEIPVLSLVDLGVITKVEVNGYRVEITITPTFTGCPAIEYMKQDIIEVLNSYGIDYVDVNVSFENNWNTNMISEKGKKALKDFGLAPPPPHNLIFDIDILSHIECPNCGSKNTDLKTPFGPTACRSIHHCNDCKETFEQFKPL
- the paaC gene encoding 1,2-phenylacetyl-CoA epoxidase subunit PaaC, which translates into the protein MNTDAVKELLFKIADDQLIIGHRNSEWTGMGPILEEDIAFSSMAQDKIGQSYALYQLLHELGEEEPDQIAFMRKADLFKNCQLTELPNGEYDHSLIRHFLFDTAEIIRFGYLAQSSYTPLAQLAKKIQGELRYHTMHANTWIKQLGTANEESILRLQYSLDQLLPFALGIFEPSPFENILIEEQIFVGEKVIMEKWQEQIMKIINETDLVISSFSAPAIYGGRFGHHTEHLNQLLEEMSEVFRIDPAAEW
- a CDS encoding phenylacetic acid degradation b, which gives rise to MNNSLDPRINRLNIDEYPADLTRKVPLDQFGTYEVFTQSKAEQPYQHEGIVHAPNAEMAFIFAKEQFSRRMTCSGLFVVETKNIFVTATTENNINIYHQVSDHSPASGEPEQYEFFHLMKRGKQHQHVGSIEARNAQEALALAKPAFAEEDPVLNVWVIKTQDILFTSEEDAIIWNTLPDKKFRSASAYKASDKIKAFKESQKSVL